One genomic region from Reichenbachiella ulvae encodes:
- the hppD gene encoding 4-hydroxyphenylpyruvate dioxygenase produces MKTQEIEKIFDEAEDFLPLNGTDFIELYVGNAKQAAHFYQTAFGFQPLAYSGLSTGDKEAESYVLVQDKIRLVLTSPLKSGTAIGKHIDDHGDGVKAVALWVDDATYSFEQTTERGAKPYMNPETRKDAHGEIVISGIHTYGETVHYFVERKNYNGTFLPGYVKWEPEYQPEPIGLKYVDHMVGNVGWGEMNQWVDFYADVMGFAQLISFDDKDISTDYTALMSKVMSNGNGRIKFPINEPAEGKKKSQIEEYLDFYGAPGVQHIAVATDNIIETVSAMKARGVEFLTVPATYYDTVLDRVGEIDEDLEPLKKLGILIDRDDEGYLLQIFTKPIEPRPTVFFEIIQRKGAQSFGKGNFKALFEAIEREQELRGTL; encoded by the coding sequence ATGAAAACTCAAGAAATAGAAAAGATCTTTGATGAAGCGGAAGACTTCCTTCCCTTGAATGGCACGGACTTTATAGAATTATATGTGGGCAATGCCAAACAAGCCGCCCATTTCTACCAAACGGCCTTTGGCTTCCAACCTTTGGCCTATTCAGGACTATCCACAGGAGACAAGGAGGCTGAGTCTTATGTATTGGTGCAGGACAAAATACGACTGGTTCTGACATCACCTCTGAAATCTGGAACAGCCATCGGTAAGCACATAGACGATCATGGAGATGGGGTAAAGGCAGTCGCCCTTTGGGTGGATGATGCGACCTACTCATTTGAGCAGACCACAGAAAGAGGTGCCAAGCCCTATATGAATCCAGAAACCAGAAAGGATGCACATGGTGAAATCGTGATTTCCGGGATTCACACTTATGGAGAAACGGTTCACTATTTCGTAGAGCGAAAAAACTATAATGGTACTTTTTTGCCAGGCTATGTCAAATGGGAACCAGAATACCAACCTGAACCCATTGGACTGAAATATGTTGACCATATGGTAGGCAATGTCGGCTGGGGCGAGATGAACCAGTGGGTGGATTTCTATGCAGATGTGATGGGCTTTGCTCAATTGATCTCATTCGATGACAAAGACATCTCTACTGACTATACTGCTCTAATGAGCAAGGTAATGAGCAACGGAAATGGACGCATCAAATTCCCTATCAATGAACCTGCAGAAGGAAAGAAAAAATCACAGATAGAAGAATACCTGGACTTTTATGGCGCCCCTGGCGTTCAGCACATCGCAGTAGCGACCGACAACATCATCGAAACAGTCTCGGCTATGAAAGCCCGAGGGGTAGAGTTCTTGACGGTTCCTGCGACCTATTACGATACGGTTTTGGATCGTGTAGGAGAAATAGATGAGGATCTGGAACCCTTGAAAAAACTCGGAATCCTGATAGATCGGGACGATGAAGGATACCTGCTTCAGATCTTTACCAAACCCATAGAACCCAGACCTACGGTATTCTTTGAGATCATCCAGCGCAAGGGAGCGCAATCCTTTGGAAAAGGAAATTTCAAAGCACTATTTGAGGCAATCGAAAGAGAACAGGAATTGAGGGGAACACTTTAA
- a CDS encoding Glu/Leu/Phe/Val dehydrogenase dimerization domain-containing protein, translating to MKELLKRFEKQRPEIVFEWHDKETEAEGWVVINSLRGGAAGGGTRMRLGLNRNEVESLAKTMEIKFTISGPPIGGAKSGINFDPKDPRKNEVLQRWYAAVAPLLKNYYGTGGDLNVDEIHEVIPITETNGLWHPQEGVFNGHFQPREADKINRIGQLRHGVIKVIEEGDYSPAPHRKYTIADMITGYGVAESVVHHYDLWGGELKGKRVTIQGWGNVGAAAAYYLSSRGAKIVGIIDKEGGLINETGFSHEEIIALYLNKKGNQLNHPHLIPFEEMENRIWHLDTDIFIPAAASRLVNRYHLDLMLNSGLELIAAGANVPFADQEIFYGPISEYADQKVSVIPDFIANCGMARVFAYFMEGKADMSDQAIFEDTSRTIKNALIKVHEENSSKTELTKTAFELSLSQLIPQTEETLIA from the coding sequence GTGAAGGAATTATTAAAACGATTTGAAAAGCAAAGGCCAGAGATAGTTTTTGAATGGCATGACAAAGAAACAGAAGCTGAGGGATGGGTAGTCATCAATTCACTAAGAGGTGGAGCCGCAGGAGGTGGTACCCGAATGAGATTGGGACTCAATCGCAACGAGGTAGAATCCTTAGCCAAAACCATGGAGATCAAATTCACAATATCGGGACCACCAATTGGAGGGGCTAAATCTGGAATCAATTTTGATCCAAAAGATCCAAGAAAAAACGAAGTATTACAGCGCTGGTATGCCGCAGTGGCTCCACTACTCAAAAATTACTATGGCACTGGTGGAGACCTTAACGTAGACGAGATTCATGAAGTGATTCCTATTACTGAAACCAATGGACTTTGGCATCCACAGGAGGGTGTTTTTAATGGGCACTTCCAACCCAGAGAAGCGGATAAAATCAACCGAATCGGCCAGCTCAGACATGGTGTAATCAAAGTAATAGAGGAAGGCGACTACTCCCCTGCTCCTCATCGAAAATACACCATTGCCGACATGATCACAGGCTATGGGGTCGCAGAGAGTGTGGTGCACCACTATGACCTCTGGGGTGGTGAGCTAAAAGGAAAAAGAGTGACGATTCAGGGTTGGGGCAATGTCGGAGCGGCAGCCGCCTATTACCTCAGCTCCCGAGGCGCAAAGATTGTTGGGATCATAGACAAAGAAGGTGGTCTGATTAATGAAACAGGATTTAGCCATGAAGAAATCATAGCGCTTTATCTCAACAAAAAAGGAAACCAATTGAATCACCCTCATCTGATCCCATTTGAAGAAATGGAAAATCGAATCTGGCATCTGGATACAGACATTTTCATCCCAGCGGCAGCCTCACGATTGGTCAATCGCTATCATCTGGATTTGATGCTTAATTCAGGCCTGGAGCTGATCGCGGCTGGTGCCAATGTACCATTTGCAGATCAGGAGATATTTTATGGCCCCATCAGCGAATATGCAGACCAAAAAGTATCAGTCATTCCAGACTTCATAGCCAACTGTGGTATGGCTAGAGTATTTGCCTACTTTATGGAAGGGAAAGCAGACATGTCCGATCAGGCCATTTTTGAAGACACCTCTCGAACGATCAAAAATGCACTCATCAAGGTGCATGAAGAAAATTCGAGCAAAACGGAATTGACTAAAACTGCATTCGAACTTTCATTATCCCAATTAATTCCTCAAACAGAAGAAACCCTAATAGCATGA
- a CDS encoding Lrp/AsnC family transcriptional regulator, with amino-acid sequence MALLDEVDIKILDILQEEGRITNKALAERMGLSTTPIFERMKRLEREGVIRQYVALLDQRKIDKKLTVFVFISLKNHTRSYLDKFIEEINLYPDVQECYHIAGDFDYMLKIVSKDIESFQAFILSKLSVNSNIAHVKSQFVLSKNKHTTAFKVK; translated from the coding sequence ATGGCTTTATTAGACGAAGTAGATATCAAAATTTTGGACATCCTGCAAGAGGAGGGAAGGATTACCAACAAGGCACTGGCAGAACGAATGGGCTTGTCAACCACCCCGATTTTTGAAAGGATGAAAAGACTGGAAAGGGAAGGAGTGATTCGCCAATATGTGGCATTGCTGGATCAGCGAAAAATCGATAAGAAGTTGACGGTTTTTGTGTTCATTTCACTAAAGAACCACACGCGATCTTATTTGGATAAGTTCATTGAAGAAATCAATCTGTATCCAGATGTGCAAGAATGCTATCACATCGCAGGGGATTTTGATTATATGCTCAAAATTGTGAGTAAAGACATCGAATCCTTTCAGGCATTCATCCTATCCAAGCTTTCAGTCAATTCTAATATTGCCCATGTCAAAAGCCAGTTTGTGCTTTCAAAAAACAAGCATACGACGGCATTTAAAGTGAAATGA
- a CDS encoding ribonuclease HII → MALLSYHDEKLMEAGCDEAGRGCLAGPVVAAAVIVPKDFTHPILDDSKKLTAKKREALIDEIKSSSIAWGIGVVDNLEIDEINILNASFLAMHRAIDQLKVRPEALLIDGNRFNPYQDIPFTPMIKGDGRYYSIAAASVLAKTYRDQLMKEYAETYPHYGWEGNAGYPTKAHRAAIKEHGVTPLHRQSFRLLPDQLELF, encoded by the coding sequence ATGGCACTACTATCTTACCACGACGAAAAATTAATGGAAGCGGGATGCGACGAGGCAGGTCGCGGCTGCCTGGCTGGACCAGTCGTAGCGGCGGCTGTGATTGTACCTAAAGACTTTACGCATCCCATTCTGGATGATTCTAAAAAACTCACCGCGAAGAAAAGAGAAGCCTTGATTGACGAGATCAAATCTTCGTCCATTGCCTGGGGAATAGGAGTCGTGGATAATTTGGAGATCGACGAAATTAATATTCTGAACGCTTCCTTTTTGGCCATGCATCGCGCCATAGACCAATTGAAAGTGAGACCAGAAGCACTCCTGATAGATGGCAACCGTTTCAATCCCTATCAAGACATCCCATTTACGCCCATGATCAAAGGAGATGGAAGGTACTACTCCATCGCAGCAGCCTCTGTATTGGCAAAGACCTATCGTGATCAACTGATGAAAGAGTATGCAGAGACCTATCCGCACTATGGCTGGGAAGGGAATGCAGGCTATCCTACCAAAGCCCATCGAGCTGCAATCAAAGAACATGGAGTCACACCCTTGCATCGTCAGAGCTTCCGTTTGCTACCAGATCAGCTAGAGCTGTTTTAA
- a CDS encoding IPT/TIG domain-containing protein — MKTNFHFREYLFIWMLLFLIGINLSCEETEPEIPILLLQEISNLDEDGVLVEGKISNVSHEDILSFGAVWSFDEELPSLANAIIDSLKPAEFREKVSFEINTLAKDSTYQVRLFVKTKSNVFYSNARQFLSLGSTPPEILDVEPKKAFFRDTVMIHGTDFGKDPEAVALFFGNTKAPVLSQTDSTIQTVVPILYIDNQYFNSGELPIKVSKYNIESDGFNGFDIKGPVITKVNQREVYAGYTFEIEGEGFHPGKTEVYVGDELIYQSARSTEKIVVELGGYADHLEGVLKVKVGPKEVESGNLKVLAPMITTSLLNKEVGPGEKITLKGQYLDNEFLEVWLESATFPMIEQEAEYIVVEVPRDQCKDFNMKVELKGETIKRKTYINLRNTTLSSEIKVLKNGNAQFGVYFSMEINDFSSASSYQLLLNNRQTWPSWKALDDTTWELIFSLPYDAISADGNYSLEFTSCNFWQKIENFYQAPKPVIDPIGVLQSFEYYVITGQGLNAQLRKIYIDGVQFEVNHNHLNYTYYGLRLPFLENGTHRIMMEVQGQRSEEVFFEVDNAWIKLTDTENCQLFDKSLCHVRPNFFVSNDKLYTSFSSNGVDNMFLEVDLNTGHDRALDDLPTSELGAMNGYGDYGYLISGGDFYRYDILKDQWEQLDSPDGIRETSNHLMSSFISNDKLFLFDIGGTNPSTYYYYDLITLEWHEMNNGPSHSTTSSPIKFFVGDGQVYLFQYEHFLGFDPINLQMDGTSKWFSYGGIDTYDLQGYIYNGELYILNNHGNWKIVDLTDWSIRYINGPVSGSDVRYVIDGDWAYVTSENEIWKYDLTKQ; from the coding sequence TTGAAAACCAACTTTCATTTCAGGGAGTATCTATTCATTTGGATGTTACTTTTCTTAATAGGGATTAACCTTTCATGTGAAGAAACTGAACCGGAAATTCCAATTCTACTTCTTCAAGAAATCTCCAATTTAGATGAGGATGGGGTTTTGGTCGAAGGGAAGATTAGTAATGTGTCTCACGAAGATATTTTGTCCTTTGGTGCTGTTTGGTCTTTTGATGAAGAGTTGCCTTCCCTTGCTAATGCGATCATTGATAGTTTAAAACCGGCAGAGTTCAGAGAGAAGGTTTCGTTTGAAATCAATACTCTCGCCAAGGACTCAACTTATCAGGTTCGATTGTTTGTTAAGACCAAGTCCAATGTGTTTTACAGCAATGCGCGTCAATTTTTAAGTTTAGGTTCTACACCACCGGAAATTTTAGATGTTGAGCCTAAGAAGGCATTCTTTAGAGATACGGTAATGATTCATGGGACTGATTTCGGGAAAGATCCGGAGGCAGTTGCGTTATTTTTTGGCAATACCAAAGCCCCTGTTTTATCACAAACTGACTCAACTATTCAGACGGTAGTTCCTATCCTATATATAGATAACCAGTATTTCAACTCAGGAGAACTTCCGATCAAAGTTTCTAAATACAACATTGAATCAGATGGTTTTAATGGATTTGATATTAAAGGTCCTGTGATAACCAAGGTGAACCAGAGAGAGGTATATGCGGGTTATACTTTTGAGATAGAAGGTGAGGGGTTTCATCCTGGTAAGACGGAGGTTTATGTAGGGGATGAGTTGATATACCAATCTGCCAGAAGTACTGAAAAAATAGTGGTTGAACTAGGAGGTTATGCAGATCATTTAGAAGGGGTACTCAAAGTAAAGGTGGGTCCTAAAGAAGTGGAGTCTGGAAACCTGAAAGTGCTTGCGCCAATGATTACTACAAGTTTGTTGAACAAAGAGGTTGGGCCTGGGGAGAAAATCACCTTAAAAGGCCAATATCTCGATAATGAATTTCTTGAGGTTTGGTTGGAATCGGCTACTTTTCCAATGATAGAGCAAGAAGCTGAATATATCGTTGTTGAGGTTCCAAGGGATCAATGTAAAGATTTCAACATGAAGGTTGAACTCAAAGGGGAAACAATCAAAAGAAAGACTTATATCAATTTAAGAAACACCACTCTCAGTAGTGAAATAAAGGTGTTGAAAAATGGAAATGCACAATTTGGTGTCTATTTTTCTATGGAGATTAACGATTTCTCTAGTGCTTCTTCGTATCAATTATTATTAAACAATCGACAAACATGGCCTTCCTGGAAAGCGCTTGATGATACAACATGGGAATTGATATTTAGTCTTCCGTATGATGCCATTAGTGCTGATGGTAATTATAGTTTGGAATTTACATCATGTAACTTTTGGCAAAAGATAGAGAACTTTTATCAGGCGCCTAAACCTGTAATAGACCCGATAGGTGTGTTACAATCTTTTGAATACTATGTGATTACTGGTCAGGGCCTAAACGCGCAATTAAGGAAGATCTATATAGACGGAGTTCAATTTGAGGTTAATCATAATCATCTCAATTATACCTATTACGGACTAAGGCTACCCTTTTTGGAAAATGGAACTCATAGGATCATGATGGAAGTACAAGGTCAGAGATCAGAAGAAGTGTTTTTTGAGGTGGATAATGCATGGATCAAATTAACAGATACCGAAAACTGTCAGCTCTTTGATAAATCCCTTTGTCATGTACGTCCTAATTTTTTTGTTAGTAATGACAAGCTGTATACTTCGTTTTCAAGTAATGGAGTAGATAATATGTTTCTGGAAGTGGATCTCAATACTGGTCATGACAGAGCTTTAGATGATTTACCTACCAGCGAATTAGGAGCAATGAATGGTTATGGTGATTATGGTTACTTGATCAGTGGAGGTGATTTTTACAGGTATGATATATTAAAGGATCAGTGGGAGCAGTTGGATAGTCCTGATGGAATTAGAGAAACCAGTAATCATCTGATGTCGAGTTTTATATCTAATGATAAATTGTTTTTGTTTGATATTGGGGGAACTAATCCGTCTACCTACTATTATTATGATTTGATCACTTTGGAATGGCACGAAATGAATAATGGGCCTTCGCATTCTACCACATCAAGTCCAATAAAGTTCTTCGTAGGGGATGGACAAGTTTACCTTTTTCAATATGAGCACTTTTTAGGTTTTGACCCAATCAACCTGCAAATGGACGGTACTAGCAAATGGTTCAGTTATGGTGGAATTGATACATATGATTTGCAAGGATATATTTACAATGGTGAATTATATATCCTGAATAACCATGGCAATTGGAAAATTGTTGACCTGACAGACTGGAGTATTAGGTATATAAATGGTCCCGTCAGTGGTAGTGATGTTAGATACGTAATTGATGGGGATTGGGCTTATGTTACAAGTGAAAATGAAATCTGGAAATATGACCTAACCAAACAATGA